In one Cyclopterus lumpus isolate fCycLum1 chromosome 22, fCycLum1.pri, whole genome shotgun sequence genomic region, the following are encoded:
- the LOC117725195 gene encoding transmembrane emp24 domain-containing protein 10-like isoform X2, which translates to MATLCVFLLIAVPLDPVLSLAFYLPVNSIKCLQERIGKDVLVSGEYEVSQQHETTRTTLKIVDSLWETLYIKENATKGKLSFVTPNYEQIEVCFSSISPMGSGRVPDQLVILNLKHGVEAQNNREIEKLEKLTPLEAKLTHLEHLSQSIADDFTYLRKRGKEMRQTNSLGFSQKSKLVPQICKFSSAVSYPYAVFLHWPRGRFPF; encoded by the exons ATGGCGACACTGTGCGTGTTCCTGCTGATAGCGGTCCCCTTGGACCCGGTGCTCTCTCTTGCATTCTACCTGCCGGTCAACTCGATCAAATGTCTACAAGAACGCATCGGCAAAGACGTGCTCGTCTCAGGCGAGTACGAAGTGAGCCAACAGCATGAAACAACGCGGACTACTTTGAAG ATAGTTGATTCTTTGTGGGAGACATTGTACATCAAGGAGAATGCCACGAAAGGGAAATTGTCATTCGTAACACCAAATTACGAACAGATTGAAGTTTGCTTCAGCAGCATATCTCCAATGG GCAGTGGGAGGGTCCCAGACCAACTGGTCATACTGAACCTGAAGCATGGCGTGGAAGCCCAAAACAACAGAGAG ATTGAAAAACTGGAGAAACTGACCCCCCTTGAGGCGAAGCTAACGCATCTTGAGCACCTCTCACAGTCCATTGCAGATGACTTTACCTACCTGAGGAAACGAGGGAAGGAGATGCGACAAACAAATA GTTTGGGGTTTAGCCAGAAGAGCAAGCTT GTTCCACAAATATGCAAATTCAGCTCCGCAGTGTCATATCCGTATGCGGTTTTCTTGCATTGGCCACGTGGCAGATTTCCTTTTTGA
- the jdp2a gene encoding jun dimerization protein 2 isoform X1, protein MQRFPLFKIYSRPSTDQKKGQLLHLGSKSAVVTTESDAMPGRIPDPSVTAGSLPSLGPLAGISATTLTDKLRFGDFQEFGTMLSPLHFLGKRPLVIKTERDEEVDRRKRRREKNKVAAARCRNKKKERTDYLQKESERLEMLNSGLKAQIEELKLERQQLILMLNRHRPTCIVRTDSIKSPEVEANPLLQQLEAK, encoded by the exons ATGCAACGGtttccactttttaaaatctaCTCTCGACCCTCGACTGACCAGAAGAAAGGACAGTTGTTGCACCTGGGATCAAAGTCAG CTGTGGTCACGACCGAGTCTGACGCGATGCCAGGACGAATCCCAGATCCCTCTGTGACAGCAGGCTCCCTGCCCAGCCTGGGTCCACTGGCTGGGATCTCAGCCACCACGCTGACTGACAAGCTCAGATTCGGGGACTTCCAGGAGTTCGGCACAATGCTGTCACCTCTGCACTTCCTGGGGAAGAGGCCCCTAGTGATCAAAACAGAG AGAGATGAAGAGGTCGACAGGAGGAAACGAAGgcgagagaaaaacaaagtggCTGCGGCTCGATGTcgaaacaaaaagaaggagagaacaGATTATCTACAAAAG GAATCAGAGAGACTAGAGATGTTGAACTCTGGCCTCAAGGCCCAGATCGAGGAGCTGAAGCTCGAACGACAGCAGCTGATCCTCATGCTCAACCGGCACCGCCCCACGTGTATCGTCAGGACAGACAGCATCAAAAGCCCGGAGGTCGAGGCCAACcccctgctgcagcagctggaggccAAGTGA
- the fosaa gene encoding proto-oncogene c-Fos, with the protein MYHNNLTPDMDSASTTCRTESPVGTLYQKTPEEASSPASSLESNAKELCQDMNVEDTPFVPTVTAISSTPDFQWMVQPTIITSVSPSLGSKQANEPQSSHQATPKVGGNKGKNAVRKGKTEQLSPGEEEKKKIRRERNKMAAAKCRNRRRELTDTLQTETDKLEEEKAALEMEIANLLKEKERLEFILATHKPVCQMSEELQSIFQEPTGSPELSPSPEEDRLPEDGTQEAPSLHDMDISRDPSTAISGNSNILLCASAEINIYDLEPSLDIKEGLLENMLPSLEEKTPMETTRSVPDIDLSSSLGVSDWETLYKSVSSDLEPLSTPVVTSTPTCSSYLSVFTFACPELDCLTEGLDGHKGGGGKAESVDLLNSPTLLAL; encoded by the exons ATGTATCATAATAACCTGACGCCTGACATGGATTCAGCCTCTACCACCTGCCGGACAGAGTCTCCTGTCGGGACACTTTACCAAAAGACGCCAGAGGAGGCGAgctctccagcttcctccttAGAGAGCAACGCAAAG GAGCTCTGCCAAGACATGAACGTTGAAGACACTCCATTTGTTCCAACAGTTACTGCAATTTCCTCCACCCCAGATTTCCAGTGGATGGTCCAGCCTACAATTATTACATCTGTCTCCCCGTCTCTGGGTAGCAAGCAAGCCAATGAACCACAAAGCTCTCACCAGGCAACACCCAAAGTGGGCGGGAACAAGGGCAAAAATGCTGTCAGAAAGGGGAAAACTGAGCAG CTGTCTCCgggggaagaagagaaaaagaagataaggagggagaggaataaAATGGCTGCAGCCAAATGTCGCAACAGACGGAGGGAACTCACAGATACACTGCAAACT GAAACAGACAagctggaggaagaaaaagccGCCCTGGAGATGGAAATAGCCAACCTCCTCAAAGAGAAAGAGCGGCTTGAATTTATCCTTGCCACACATAAACCAGTGTGCCAGATGTCAGAAGAGTTGCAGTCTATTTTCCAGGAGCCCACGGGGTCCCCAGAGCTATCGCCCAGTCCAGAAGAGGATCGACTTCCAGAGGATGGCACCCAGGAAGCTCCCTCGCTCCACGACATGGATATCTCCAGGGATCCGTCCACAGCCATCTCTGGGAACTCCAATATCTTGCTGTGCGCCAGTGCTGAAATCAACATCTACGATCTTGAGCCCTCTCTGGACATTAAGGAGGGGCTACTGGAAAATATGTTGCCCAGTTTGGAGGAGAAAACCCCCATGGAGACGACTCGATCCGTGCCAGACATCGATCTGAGCAGTTCTCTCGGGGTCTCGGACTGGGAGACCCTGTACAAGTCTGTTTCCAGCGACCTGGAGCCTCTCAGCACTCCGGTTGTGACCTCCACCCCCACCTGCAGCAGctacctgtctgtgttcacGTTTGCGTGTCCTGAGCTAGACTGTCTCACAGAGGGACTAGACGGTCATAAAGGTGGAGGGGGCAAGGCGGAATCGGTTGATCTCCTCAACTCCCCGACTCTCCTGGCCTTATAA
- the jdp2a gene encoding jun dimerization protein 2 isoform X2, with translation MPGRIPDPSVTAGSLPSLGPLAGISATTLTDKLRFGDFQEFGTMLSPLHFLGKRPLVIKTERDEEVDRRKRRREKNKVAAARCRNKKKERTDYLQKESERLEMLNSGLKAQIEELKLERQQLILMLNRHRPTCIVRTDSIKSPEVEANPLLQQLEAK, from the exons ATGCCAGGACGAATCCCAGATCCCTCTGTGACAGCAGGCTCCCTGCCCAGCCTGGGTCCACTGGCTGGGATCTCAGCCACCACGCTGACTGACAAGCTCAGATTCGGGGACTTCCAGGAGTTCGGCACAATGCTGTCACCTCTGCACTTCCTGGGGAAGAGGCCCCTAGTGATCAAAACAGAG AGAGATGAAGAGGTCGACAGGAGGAAACGAAGgcgagagaaaaacaaagtggCTGCGGCTCGATGTcgaaacaaaaagaaggagagaacaGATTATCTACAAAAG GAATCAGAGAGACTAGAGATGTTGAACTCTGGCCTCAAGGCCCAGATCGAGGAGCTGAAGCTCGAACGACAGCAGCTGATCCTCATGCTCAACCGGCACCGCCCCACGTGTATCGTCAGGACAGACAGCATCAAAAGCCCGGAGGTCGAGGCCAACcccctgctgcagcagctggaggccAAGTGA
- the LOC117725195 gene encoding transmembrane emp24 domain-containing protein 10-like isoform X1: MATLCVFLLIAVPLDPVLSLAFYLPVNSIKCLQERIGKDVLVSGEYEVSQQHETTRTTLKIVDSLWETLYIKENATKGKLSFVTPNYEQIEVCFSSISPMGSGRVPDQLVILNLKHGVEAQNNREIEKLEKLTPLEAKLTHLEHLSQSIADDFTYLRKRGKEMRQTNSSTNMQIQLRSVISVCGFLALATWQISFLRRFFKTKKLIE; the protein is encoded by the exons ATGGCGACACTGTGCGTGTTCCTGCTGATAGCGGTCCCCTTGGACCCGGTGCTCTCTCTTGCATTCTACCTGCCGGTCAACTCGATCAAATGTCTACAAGAACGCATCGGCAAAGACGTGCTCGTCTCAGGCGAGTACGAAGTGAGCCAACAGCATGAAACAACGCGGACTACTTTGAAG ATAGTTGATTCTTTGTGGGAGACATTGTACATCAAGGAGAATGCCACGAAAGGGAAATTGTCATTCGTAACACCAAATTACGAACAGATTGAAGTTTGCTTCAGCAGCATATCTCCAATGG GCAGTGGGAGGGTCCCAGACCAACTGGTCATACTGAACCTGAAGCATGGCGTGGAAGCCCAAAACAACAGAGAG ATTGAAAAACTGGAGAAACTGACCCCCCTTGAGGCGAAGCTAACGCATCTTGAGCACCTCTCACAGTCCATTGCAGATGACTTTACCTACCTGAGGAAACGAGGGAAGGAGATGCGACAAACAAATA GTTCCACAAATATGCAAATTCAGCTCCGCAGTGTCATATCCGTATGCGGTTTTCTTGCATTGGCCACGTGGCAGATTTCCTTTTTGAGACGATTCTTCAAGACCAAGAAGTTGATTGAGTAA